Proteins found in one Populus alba chromosome 14, ASM523922v2, whole genome shotgun sequence genomic segment:
- the LOC140954517 gene encoding uncharacterized protein, giving the protein MAIARQQTLKELAAPNVENQPLCINIDNNVNFELKSGFIHLLPTFNGLAGEDPHTHLKEFHMVCVGMKPNGVDEEQVKLKAFPFSLKGAAKAWLFSILPGSIGTWNAMKKIFLEKYFPASRVANIRKEICGIRQSHGETLSEYWERFEQLCIQCPHHQIPDQLLIQYFYEGLMPTDRSIIDAASGGALVDKTPEAARQLISNMAANSKQFGTRGDFSNKRVNEVSISNLENKVNDLTSLVRSLACGNVQQVKVCSICSSQGHASDMCPTMQEDYIEQAHAVDGAFNGQPQRKYDPFSHTYNPGWRDHPNLRYGNQPQQGNQGRQFHPNGFQPQQNYQARQPPPFINSNVMGSSSNDDLREMMKTLASNTVTLQQNVMSFQQETRSSIHNLEKQMGQVASSVGKLEAQMNGKLPSQALNPIEHVSAIMLRSGKEIEEKRSKQIEMEEEEEIETELSTKKIHHPSPPQTETKTNTPKVTPHSMNSSFKTIPPFPVSSSRSKKEDKEKEILEVFKKVELNIPLLDAIKQIPKYAKFLKELCTTKRAFKLKGHETVSMGEVVSAVVQKNLPLKQKDPGAFTIPCVIGNASFKRALCDLGASISVMPKHVYDSLSLEPLNKTSIVMQLADRSFVYPLGVIEDVLVKIDSLVIPCDFYILDMEHDSCDSSTSTPILFGRPFLKTANTKIDCGKDTLSMEVGDEKIEFNFHDAMTYPYSNVYSITCYDQVDKCVQPVCDFDDEYGLSMALSNDYDFTKIEEMERHICVPQNMHESTLDLQALQIVLHDAGVIYPITDSEWVAPILLVPKKIGITVEEIQNDAYENARIYKEKTKNLHDRMLTRKEFHLKLQV; this is encoded by the exons atggcgattgcacgacaacaaacactcaaggagcttgctgctcctaacgtggaaaatcaaccattgtgcataaacattgacaataatgtaaactttgagctcaaatctggttttatacatttgttaccaacatttaatggtcttgcaggagaagatcctcatactcatctcaaggagttccatatggtttgtgttggcatgaaaccgaatggagttgatgaagaacaagttaagttgaaagctttccctttctctttaaaaggggcagcaaaggcatggcttttctctattctcccaggatctattggaacttggaatgccatgaagaagatttttcttgagaagtatttcccagcatctcgagttgccaacataaggaaagaaatatgtgggattcggcaatctcatggagagactctctctgagtattgggaaagatttgagcaactatgcattcaatgccctcatcatcaaatacccgatcagctgctcattcaatatttctatgaaggattgatgcctactgaccgtagtatcattgatgctgcaagtggaggcgcattggtagataagacacctgaggctgcacgccaattgatctcaaacatggcagccaactcgaaacaatttggcactcgtggagacttctccaacaaacgagtaaatgaggtaagtatttctaaccttgaaaataaagttaatgatcttacttctcttgtgcgttctttggcttgtggaaatgtgcagcaggtgaaagtttgtagcatatgctcctcacaaggacatgcttcagatatgtgcccaacaatgcaagaagattacattgaacaagctcatgcagttgatggagcatttaatggacaacctcagcgtaagtatgatcctttttcccacacgtacaatcctggatggagagatcatcctaacctacggtatgggaaccaacctcaacaaggcaatcaaggccgacaattccatcccaatggatttcagccccaacagaattatcaagcaagacaaccccctccattcataaactccaatgttatggggtcgtcatccaatgatgatcttcgtgagatgatgaaaactttggcttctaatactgttaccttgcaacaaaatgtcatgtcttttcaacaggaaacaaggtcaagtattcacaacttggaaaagcaaatggggcaagtagcttcaagtgtgggaaaattggaagcacaaatgaatggaaaattgccctcccaagcattgaatccaatagagcatgttagtgcgatcatgttgcgaagtgggaaagaaattgaagagaaaaggtcaaaacaaattgagatggaggaagaagaagagatagaaactgaattgagtacaaagaagatacatcatccttctcctccacaaactgaaacaaagaccaacactccaaaggtaactcctcactcaatgaattccagttttaaaacaattccaccctttcctgtgagttcttctaggtcaaagaaagaggacaaggaaaaagagattctagaggtttttaagaaagtagaactcaacattcctttgcttgatgctatcaagcaaattcccaagtatgccaaattcttgaaggagttgtgtactaccaagagagctttcaaactgaaaggtcatgaaacggtaagtatgggtgaagttgtatctgctgttgttcaaaagaatctgcctttgaaacaaaaagacccaggtgcgtttactatcccatgtgttattggtaatgctagttttaaaagagctttatgcgatttaggtgcatccattagtgttatgcctaaacatgtttatgattctcttagtctagagcctttgaataaaactagtattgtaatgcaacttgcggatcgtagttttgtttacccacttggtgtgatagaagatgtcctagtcaagattgatagtttggttattccatgtgacttttatattcttgatatggaacatgattcttgtgattcatcaaccagcactcctatattgtttgggagaccattcttgaaaactgccaacacaaagattgattgtggtaaggataccttgtctatggaggtaggagatgaaaaaattgaatttaattttcatgatgcaatgacatatccttatagcaatgtttattctatcacatgttatgaccaagttgataagtgtgtgcagccagtttgtgattttgatgatgagtatggattaagcatggctttgagcaatgactatgattttaccaagatagaagagatggaaaggcatatatgtgttccccaaaacatgcatgaatcaacattggatttgcaagctttgcaaattgtccttcatgatgcaggagtcatttaccccatcacggatagtgaatgggtggcgcctatccttttggtgcctaaaaagattggaattacggtggaagagattcaaaatgatgcttacgagaatgcaaggatttacaaagaaaagactaagaatcttcatgaccgaatgcttacaagaaaggagtttcat ttgaaattacaagtttag